From Cellulosimicrobium cellulans, the proteins below share one genomic window:
- a CDS encoding discoidin domain-containing protein: MRHRPSTSNRTPAGAPQRRLRLLAATAAATALLVPLGLTTTATAAPTVLSAGKPTAASSNNSPYLSGNLTDGNQGTYWESTNNTFPQWAQVDLGAAATVEDLVLKLPTGWETRNQTLSVQSSTDGSSFSTIKASQAYAFNPASGNTVTVDVPDTSARYVRVQITANTGWPAGQLSELEVRGTAGSTDPGGPGDPGDPEPPTGTNLALNKPIEGSSTEWQFVAKNANDDSTSTYWEGAGGQYPSTLTVSLDSATQLTNVVVKLPPASAWGPRTQTFEVQGRATATGAWQTLKPSAGYPFSPTSGNTVTVPVTGTAKDVRLRFTGNTGSGNGQVAELQVFGTAAPNPDLVVTSVTATPASPLESQAITLSAVVKNIGTQASAATDVAFTLDGQTVATKPVGGLAAGAQATVTADVGARPAASYAIGAVADAGGTVAEQNEGNNGYANPTPLVVTAVPSSDLVPTLTWSPSNPAAGSTVTFSATIANQGNVATSAAAHGLTVTVTNKATGAVVRTLTGSASGAIAAGASSASVNLGTWTAANGNYDVKVVAAPDSTEVAAKQANNTATRPLFVGRGANLPFDTYEAEDGVTGGGATVLAPNRVVGDLAGEASGRRAVTLNQTGAYVEWTTKAPTNTLLTRFSIPDSAGGGGTNATLAIYVDGQFLKNIDLTSRYAWLYGNETNPGNQPGQGAPRHVYDEASTLLGTTVPAGSKIRLQKTASNTSQYAIDFVDLELATPQANPNPAQYTQPAGFTHQDVQAALDKVRMDATGTLKGVYLPAGDYQTSSKFQVYGKGVDVVGAGPWFTRFFAPQGQENTDVGFRAEASANGSTFRDFAYFGNYTSRIDGPGKVFDFANVKNMTIDNIWVEHMICMFWASNMDDSEVTNSRIRNTFADAINMTNGSANNHVHNNQARGTGDDSFALFAATDNGGSGQRGNVFENLTSTNTWRAAGLAVYGGQDNTFRNIYIADTLVYSGVTISSLDFGYPMEGFGPAPTVFDGLTVVRSGGHFWGDQVFGAVWMFSASKSFGNIQVNNLDVIDPTYSGIMFQTNYVGGQPQNTFQNPTFTNVTITGAKKSGDQYDAKSGYGIWANPMPEAGQGPAVGTATFTNLTFSGNFRDIENTTSTFTITRN; this comes from the coding sequence ATGAGACATCGACCCAGCACGTCGAACCGCACACCCGCCGGGGCGCCGCAGCGCCGGCTCCGCCTGCTCGCCGCGACCGCGGCGGCGACGGCCCTGCTCGTCCCGCTCGGCCTGACGACCACCGCGACGGCGGCGCCCACCGTGCTGTCCGCCGGGAAGCCGACGGCCGCGAGCAGCAACAACTCGCCGTACCTGTCCGGCAACCTCACCGACGGCAACCAGGGCACCTACTGGGAGTCGACCAACAACACGTTCCCGCAGTGGGCGCAGGTCGACCTCGGCGCGGCCGCCACGGTCGAGGACCTCGTGCTCAAGCTCCCGACGGGCTGGGAGACGCGCAACCAGACCCTCAGCGTGCAGTCCAGCACGGACGGCTCGAGCTTCTCCACGATCAAGGCGTCACAGGCGTACGCGTTCAACCCCGCGTCGGGGAACACCGTGACGGTCGACGTGCCGGACACGTCCGCCCGCTACGTGCGCGTCCAGATCACCGCGAACACGGGCTGGCCCGCGGGCCAGCTCTCCGAGCTGGAGGTGCGCGGCACGGCCGGCAGCACCGACCCGGGCGGCCCCGGCGACCCGGGCGACCCGGAGCCCCCGACCGGCACCAACCTCGCGCTGAACAAGCCGATCGAGGGGTCGTCGACGGAGTGGCAGTTCGTCGCGAAGAACGCGAACGACGACAGCACCTCGACCTACTGGGAGGGCGCGGGCGGCCAGTACCCAAGCACGCTCACCGTGTCCCTGGACTCCGCGACGCAGCTCACGAACGTCGTCGTCAAGCTTCCGCCGGCGTCCGCGTGGGGCCCGCGCACCCAGACCTTCGAGGTCCAGGGTCGCGCGACCGCGACCGGCGCGTGGCAGACGCTCAAGCCGTCGGCGGGCTACCCGTTCTCCCCGACGTCGGGGAACACGGTGACGGTCCCCGTCACCGGGACGGCCAAGGACGTGCGCCTGCGGTTCACCGGCAACACCGGCTCCGGCAACGGCCAGGTCGCCGAGCTCCAGGTGTTCGGCACCGCCGCGCCCAACCCGGACCTCGTCGTCACGAGCGTCACGGCGACCCCCGCGTCGCCGCTGGAGTCGCAGGCGATCACGCTGTCGGCGGTCGTCAAGAACATCGGCACGCAGGCGTCGGCCGCGACCGACGTCGCGTTCACGCTCGACGGCCAGACGGTCGCGACGAAGCCGGTCGGCGGCCTCGCGGCGGGCGCCCAGGCGACCGTCACGGCCGACGTCGGCGCCCGTCCCGCCGCGAGCTACGCGATCGGCGCGGTCGCCGACGCGGGCGGCACGGTCGCGGAGCAGAACGAGGGCAACAACGGGTACGCGAACCCGACCCCGCTCGTCGTCACCGCCGTCCCGAGCTCCGACCTCGTCCCGACCCTCACGTGGTCGCCGAGCAACCCCGCCGCGGGCAGCACGGTGACGTTCTCCGCGACGATCGCCAACCAGGGCAACGTCGCGACCTCCGCGGCCGCGCACGGCCTCACCGTGACCGTGACGAACAAGGCGACCGGCGCCGTCGTGCGCACCCTCACGGGGTCCGCGAGCGGCGCGATCGCCGCGGGCGCGAGCAGCGCGAGCGTCAACCTCGGCACGTGGACCGCCGCGAACGGCAACTACGACGTGAAGGTCGTCGCCGCGCCGGACTCCACCGAGGTCGCCGCGAAGCAGGCCAACAACACCGCGACCCGACCGCTCTTCGTCGGGCGCGGCGCCAACCTGCCGTTCGACACGTACGAGGCGGAGGACGGCGTCACGGGCGGCGGCGCGACCGTGCTGGCGCCCAACCGCGTCGTCGGCGACCTCGCGGGCGAGGCCTCGGGCCGGCGCGCGGTGACGCTCAACCAGACCGGCGCGTACGTCGAGTGGACCACCAAGGCCCCGACGAACACCCTGCTGACCCGCTTCTCGATCCCCGACTCGGCGGGCGGCGGCGGGACGAACGCGACTCTCGCGATCTACGTCGACGGCCAGTTCCTCAAGAACATCGACCTCACCTCGCGCTACGCGTGGCTGTACGGCAACGAGACCAACCCGGGCAACCAGCCGGGCCAGGGCGCGCCGCGGCACGTCTACGACGAGGCGAGCACGCTGCTCGGCACGACCGTCCCGGCGGGCTCGAAGATCCGCCTCCAGAAGACGGCGAGCAACACGAGCCAGTACGCGATCGACTTCGTCGACCTCGAGCTCGCGACGCCGCAGGCGAACCCGAACCCCGCGCAGTACACGCAGCCCGCGGGCTTCACGCACCAGGACGTCCAGGCGGCGCTCGACAAGGTCCGCATGGACGCCACGGGCACGCTCAAGGGCGTCTACCTGCCCGCCGGCGACTACCAGACGTCGAGCAAGTTCCAGGTGTACGGCAAGGGGGTCGACGTCGTCGGCGCCGGGCCGTGGTTCACGCGGTTCTTCGCGCCGCAGGGCCAGGAGAACACCGACGTCGGCTTCCGTGCCGAGGCGAGCGCGAACGGCTCGACGTTCCGCGACTTCGCGTACTTCGGGAACTACACCTCGCGCATCGACGGCCCGGGCAAGGTCTTCGACTTCGCCAACGTGAAGAACATGACGATCGACAACATCTGGGTCGAGCACATGATCTGCATGTTCTGGGCGTCCAACATGGACGACTCGGAGGTCACGAACTCGCGCATCCGCAACACGTTCGCGGACGCGATCAACATGACCAACGGCAGCGCGAACAACCACGTGCACAACAACCAGGCGCGCGGCACGGGCGACGACTCGTTCGCGCTCTTCGCGGCCACCGACAACGGCGGCAGCGGGCAGCGCGGCAACGTGTTCGAGAACCTCACGTCGACCAACACGTGGCGCGCGGCGGGCCTCGCGGTCTACGGCGGCCAGGACAACACGTTCCGCAACATCTACATCGCGGACACCCTGGTCTACTCGGGCGTCACGATCAGCTCGCTCGACTTCGGCTACCCGATGGAGGGCTTCGGCCCGGCGCCCACCGTGTTCGACGGGCTCACCGTCGTGCGCTCCGGCGGGCACTTCTGGGGCGACCAGGTGTTCGGGGCCGTGTGGATGTTCTCGGCGTCCAAGTCGTTCGGGAACATCCAGGTGAACAACCTCGACGTCATCGACCCGACGTACTCCGGGATCATGTTCCAGACGAACTACGTCGGCGGGCAGCCGCAGAACACGTTCCAGAACCCGACCTTCACCAACGTCACCATCACGGGGGCGAAGAAGAGCGGCGACCAGTACGACGCCAAGTCCGGCTACGGCATCTGGGCCAACCCGATGCCGGAGGCCGGACAGGGCCCGGCGGTCGGCACGGCGACGTTCACCAACCTCACGTTCTCGGGCAACTTCCGGGACATCGAGAACACGACGTCGACCTTCACCATCACGCGCAACTGA
- a CDS encoding pyridoxamine 5'-phosphate oxidase family protein, whose protein sequence is MTETPAPTVDHGDLLAAYSTPEAPRVPWSAVREALERAGVSWVSTVRPDGRPHVTPLLTVTADGALFFCTGPDERKARNLAANPHVVLTTGANRYEEGMDVVVEGDAVRVTDDAILHRLAERWRCKYDWHFEVRDGAFWDTPGGGGEAYVFAVRPDVVFAYARGAEHTAMRWRFGADAPSTGLGAARAPQPAS, encoded by the coding sequence ATGACCGAGACGCCCGCCCCGACCGTCGACCACGGCGACCTGCTCGCCGCCTACAGCACGCCGGAGGCGCCACGGGTGCCGTGGTCCGCCGTCCGGGAGGCGCTCGAGCGCGCGGGGGTGTCGTGGGTGTCGACGGTCCGGCCCGACGGGCGGCCCCACGTCACGCCGCTGCTCACCGTGACGGCCGACGGGGCGCTGTTCTTCTGCACGGGCCCCGACGAGCGCAAGGCGCGCAACCTCGCGGCGAACCCGCACGTCGTCCTCACGACCGGGGCCAACCGGTACGAGGAGGGCATGGACGTCGTGGTGGAGGGCGACGCGGTGCGCGTCACCGACGACGCGATCCTGCACCGCCTCGCGGAGCGGTGGCGCTGCAAGTACGACTGGCACTTCGAGGTGCGCGACGGCGCGTTCTGGGACACGCCGGGCGGCGGCGGGGAGGCGTACGTGTTCGCCGTGCGGCCGGACGTCGTCTTCGCGTACGCGCGCGGCGCCGAGCACACGGCGATGCGGTGGCGGTTCGGTGCCGACGCGCCGTCGACCGGACTGGGCGCGGCGCGCGCGCCGCAGCCCGCCTCGTGA
- a CDS encoding cell wall-binding repeat-containing protein: MRTPARVGLVAALSLVTSTFVGVQPVVASTIAAADLPGLLTVATETTSPSYDRDRFEHWIDADGDGCNTRYEVLVAEAVTPPTVSGSCTLTGGSWVSVYDGVTTTSIEDLQVDHVVALAEAWRSGASAWTDEQRQAFANDLDVPYALAAVSGASNQAKSDNDPAEWQPTDVGNRCEYVTAWALVKYRWSLAVDQREMDALTSALSGGCGAQVVTLPATMIRAVPEPPVDPGQTVIAPFADGTTRLSGSTRYETALQASKRYAAGVPAVFVATGSDFPDALSAASAAARVGGPLLLTPPGSLPAAVQTEIVRLAPKKIYVVGGRGAVSDAVLSTLRSIAPATRLGGASRYETGLGIVDATFPTSAHAIIATGRSFPDALAATGAAGARQVPVILVDGLQPRVSPATLSTLHRLGVTSVAIAGGSGAVSTGIADQLRADGMAVSRYGGASRYDTAALVNQAYFPPGSTTTVFLATGTDFPDALAGAALAGRLAAPLYVTSRACTPEATRNAVASLGASKRVVMGGAGAVSDAAAANLGCMSSSAPTIAGSAVVGSTLTARPGTWTAGTSFSYQWLANGATISGATASTLAVTAGQHGKRISVRVTGARSGYVSASATSSSTATVVYPQRTPPVDIRNCPSWAPIKGNHSSSGEWIYHVPGGRSYADTNPEECFTTEAAAVAAGYRKSKV, translated from the coding sequence ATGCGTACCCCTGCGCGCGTCGGCCTCGTCGCCGCGCTCTCGCTCGTCACGTCGACGTTCGTCGGAGTCCAGCCTGTCGTCGCCTCGACCATCGCGGCCGCAGACCTGCCTGGTCTGCTCACGGTCGCCACCGAGACGACCTCCCCGTCGTACGACCGAGACCGGTTCGAGCACTGGATCGATGCCGACGGGGACGGCTGCAACACTCGCTACGAAGTGCTCGTCGCCGAGGCCGTGACCCCACCGACCGTCTCCGGCTCGTGCACGCTGACCGGCGGCTCGTGGGTGTCGGTCTACGACGGTGTCACGACGACCAGCATCGAGGACCTGCAGGTCGACCATGTCGTCGCGCTCGCCGAGGCCTGGCGATCCGGCGCTTCCGCGTGGACGGACGAGCAGAGGCAGGCCTTTGCGAACGACCTCGACGTCCCGTACGCGCTCGCAGCCGTCTCGGGTGCGTCGAACCAGGCGAAGTCGGACAACGACCCGGCTGAGTGGCAGCCCACCGACGTCGGGAACCGCTGCGAGTACGTCACCGCGTGGGCCCTGGTGAAGTACCGGTGGTCGCTCGCCGTGGACCAGCGGGAGATGGACGCGCTCACGTCCGCCCTGTCCGGAGGCTGCGGAGCGCAGGTGGTGACGCTCCCCGCCACGATGATCAGAGCGGTCCCGGAGCCCCCGGTGGATCCGGGGCAGACCGTGATCGCCCCCTTCGCCGACGGGACGACCCGTCTGTCCGGTTCGACACGGTACGAGACCGCGCTCCAGGCGTCGAAGCGATACGCGGCCGGGGTGCCGGCGGTGTTCGTGGCGACCGGGTCGGACTTCCCCGACGCCCTGTCCGCCGCGTCGGCGGCCGCCCGGGTCGGCGGCCCCCTCCTGCTGACGCCGCCTGGCTCGCTCCCCGCGGCGGTACAGACCGAGATCGTGCGGCTCGCACCGAAGAAGATCTACGTCGTCGGTGGTCGTGGTGCGGTGAGCGACGCGGTGCTCTCGACGCTCCGCAGTATCGCCCCGGCCACTCGGCTGGGCGGGGCGTCTCGCTACGAGACCGGCCTGGGCATCGTCGACGCGACGTTCCCGACCTCGGCGCACGCGATCATCGCGACCGGACGGTCCTTCCCGGACGCGCTCGCCGCGACCGGAGCAGCCGGAGCGCGCCAGGTCCCGGTGATCCTGGTCGACGGTCTCCAGCCCCGCGTCAGTCCCGCGACGCTCAGCACGCTGCACCGGCTCGGCGTGACGAGTGTCGCGATCGCCGGAGGTTCCGGTGCCGTCAGCACGGGCATCGCGGACCAGCTCCGCGCCGACGGGATGGCCGTCTCCCGCTACGGCGGAGCGTCTCGGTACGACACCGCGGCGCTCGTCAACCAGGCGTACTTCCCGCCCGGGTCGACGACCACGGTGTTCCTCGCGACCGGCACCGACTTTCCCGACGCGCTCGCCGGGGCCGCCCTCGCGGGCCGTCTCGCCGCCCCGCTGTACGTCACCTCGCGTGCATGCACTCCCGAGGCGACGCGCAACGCCGTCGCCTCGCTCGGCGCGTCGAAGCGGGTCGTGATGGGCGGTGCCGGTGCGGTCAGCGACGCCGCGGCGGCGAACCTCGGATGCATGTCCTCGTCGGCGCCTACCATCGCGGGCTCGGCCGTCGTGGGGTCCACGCTGACCGCGCGGCCGGGCACGTGGACCGCCGGGACGTCGTTCTCCTACCAGTGGCTCGCGAACGGCGCCACGATCTCCGGAGCGACCGCATCCACGCTGGCCGTGACCGCAGGACAGCACGGCAAGCGCATCTCGGTGCGTGTCACGGGTGCGAGGTCCGGGTACGTGTCCGCGTCGGCCACGTCCTCCTCCACGGCGACCGTCGTCTACCCGCAGCGGACGCCCCCGGTGGACATCCGGAACTGCCCGTCCTGGGCTCCGATCAAGGGAAACCACTCCTCCTCCGGCGAGTGGATCTACCACGTCCCCGGTGGGCGGTCCTACGCCGACACGAACCCGGAGGAGTGCTTCACCACGGAGGCTGCCGCGGTCGCGGCCGGGTACCGCAAGTCGAAGGTCTGA
- a CDS encoding App1 family protein gives MTQRPHRAARIEDRWRAVVSRFQKARGWRPRVEPFAGYGTPRRVRVLARVLLASPAFDPALHERESADRRGWRYFFTAPAPREEVRVHVGDATVDLVSDRSGYLDATIDVALAPGWHDVTFRPSSGAVATGRVLVVADGRRLGVVSDIDDTAMVTAVPRPLIAAWNTFVRHSSARVPVPGMAALYRGIATTRPGTPFVYLSTGAWNTAANLRRFLQRHGFPPGPLLLTDWGPTNTGWFRSGPEHKDTSLDRLFRELPDVDWLLVGDDGQHDPDIYARAARRHPDHVAAVAIRELTPAQQVLAHGSPLPAPGSLSGEVRGVPTAHGPDGDALTRALARALRR, from the coding sequence GTGACCCAGCGACCCCACCGGGCGGCCCGGATCGAGGACCGGTGGCGCGCCGTCGTCTCCCGGTTCCAGAAGGCGCGCGGGTGGCGCCCCCGCGTCGAGCCGTTCGCGGGGTACGGGACCCCGCGGCGCGTGCGCGTGCTGGCGCGCGTGCTCCTCGCGAGCCCCGCGTTCGACCCCGCGCTGCACGAGCGCGAGTCCGCCGACCGGCGCGGCTGGCGCTACTTCTTCACCGCCCCCGCGCCGCGCGAGGAGGTCCGCGTGCACGTCGGCGACGCGACCGTCGACCTCGTCTCCGACCGCAGCGGCTACCTCGACGCGACGATCGACGTCGCTCTCGCCCCCGGCTGGCACGACGTGACGTTCCGTCCGTCGTCGGGAGCGGTCGCGACGGGTCGCGTGCTCGTCGTCGCGGACGGGCGCCGGCTCGGCGTCGTGTCCGACATCGACGACACCGCGATGGTGACCGCGGTCCCCCGTCCCCTCATCGCGGCCTGGAACACGTTCGTGCGGCACTCGAGCGCGCGCGTGCCCGTGCCCGGGATGGCCGCCCTCTACCGCGGGATCGCGACGACGCGCCCCGGCACGCCGTTCGTCTACCTGTCGACGGGCGCGTGGAACACCGCCGCGAACCTGCGCCGCTTCCTCCAGCGCCACGGGTTCCCGCCCGGCCCGCTCCTGCTCACGGACTGGGGCCCGACGAACACCGGCTGGTTCCGCAGCGGGCCGGAGCACAAGGACACGTCGCTCGACCGCCTCTTCCGCGAGCTGCCCGACGTCGACTGGCTGCTCGTGGGCGACGACGGCCAGCACGACCCGGACATCTACGCGCGCGCCGCGCGCCGGCACCCCGACCACGTCGCGGCCGTCGCGATCCGCGAGCTCACGCCCGCGCAGCAGGTCCTCGCCCACGGCTCGCCGCTGCCGGCGCCCGGCAGCCTGTCCGGCGAGGTGCGCGGCGTCCCGACGGCGCACGGCCCCGACGGCGACGCACTCACCCGGGCCCTCGCCCGGGCTCTGCGCCGCTAG
- a CDS encoding response regulator, which produces MTDGTTRVVLVDDEPLVRTGLRVILDAEPDLEVVGEAGDGAEVPGVVARARPDVVLMDVRMPRVDGIAATRALLARGDAPRVLVLTTFENDDHVLDALRAGAHGFLLKRARPEEVAQAVRVVARGESLLFPDAVRRLATARPPAGDELRAAHLTEREGEVLRLVAQGLSNAEIAGELYLGVETVRTHVGNVLAKLGVRDRTQAVVRAYESGFVRAG; this is translated from the coding sequence ATGACCGACGGGACGACGCGCGTGGTGCTGGTGGACGACGAGCCTCTGGTGCGCACGGGACTGCGGGTCATCCTCGACGCCGAGCCCGACCTCGAGGTCGTCGGCGAGGCGGGCGACGGGGCGGAGGTGCCGGGGGTCGTCGCGCGGGCGCGCCCCGACGTCGTGCTCATGGACGTGCGCATGCCGCGCGTCGACGGTATCGCCGCGACGCGCGCGCTCCTCGCGCGGGGCGACGCACCCCGCGTGCTCGTCCTCACGACGTTCGAGAACGACGACCACGTGCTCGACGCGCTGCGCGCGGGCGCGCACGGGTTCCTGCTCAAGCGCGCGCGGCCCGAGGAGGTCGCGCAGGCCGTGCGGGTCGTGGCGCGGGGCGAGTCGCTCCTGTTCCCCGACGCGGTGCGCCGGCTCGCGACGGCCCGCCCGCCCGCGGGTGACGAGCTGCGCGCCGCGCACCTCACCGAGCGCGAGGGCGAGGTGCTGCGGCTCGTCGCGCAGGGGTTGTCGAACGCGGAGATCGCGGGCGAGCTCTACCTGGGCGTCGAGACGGTGCGCACGCACGTCGGCAACGTCCTCGCCAAGCTCGGGGTGCGCGACCGCACGCAGGCCGTCGTGCGCGCCTACGAGTCCGGGTTCGTGCGGGCCGGCTGA
- a CDS encoding sensor histidine kinase has translation MTPDDARPTRAATAPGPGGWGRVVAPLRSATTVRAGVYLVVGGVVAGAYVTLVAGFVQMFASLQTPRVAILVLALVSAVLVSTPPFLATVRSLEIAAARTFLDVDVPLPAPGAPAPGAATRWRAAAWYGLHLTLGAAVLVVVLFLVPVATQLVLSATGVEPVLLTDWRPWEALPAWTWLVTAVLALLAVPYVVALARAMLRQAALPLLGPDQTERIAELEAAADRDAERGRLARELHDSVGHALTVTTLQAAAAARLLDRDPVAARAALAAIEETGRTAMADLDHVLGLLRADGASATGGAPPAPVRSPARTLDDLDALLDDARRTGADVRRTGGDARVDVPRAVSQEAYRVVQEALTNALRHAPGEPVAVGVASGPGGALVVEVRNPLVPGTRRRAPDAPGRERRGLAGMRERAHLLRGDVSAGPAPDGGAWVVRATFPLAGSGG, from the coding sequence ATGACGCCCGACGACGCCCGCCCGACCCGTGCGGCGACCGCGCCGGGGCCGGGCGGGTGGGGACGGGTGGTCGCACCGCTGCGCAGCGCGACCACCGTCCGGGCGGGCGTCTACCTCGTGGTCGGCGGCGTGGTCGCCGGCGCGTACGTGACGCTGGTCGCCGGGTTCGTGCAGATGTTCGCCTCGCTGCAGACGCCGCGCGTCGCGATCCTCGTCCTGGCCCTCGTCTCCGCGGTCCTCGTGAGCACGCCGCCGTTCCTGGCCACGGTGCGCTCGCTGGAGATCGCGGCGGCCCGGACGTTCCTCGACGTCGACGTGCCGCTGCCCGCGCCGGGAGCGCCCGCGCCCGGTGCGGCCACGCGCTGGCGCGCCGCGGCCTGGTACGGGCTGCACCTCACGCTCGGTGCCGCGGTGCTCGTCGTGGTGCTGTTCCTCGTCCCGGTCGCGACGCAGCTCGTCCTCTCCGCGACGGGCGTCGAGCCGGTCCTCCTCACCGACTGGCGGCCGTGGGAGGCGCTGCCCGCGTGGACGTGGCTGGTCACCGCGGTGCTCGCGCTGCTCGCCGTCCCGTACGTCGTCGCGCTCGCGCGCGCGATGCTGCGGCAGGCGGCCCTCCCGCTCCTCGGGCCCGACCAGACGGAGCGCATCGCGGAGCTCGAGGCGGCGGCCGACCGCGACGCCGAGCGGGGCCGGCTCGCACGCGAGCTGCACGACTCGGTGGGCCACGCGCTGACCGTCACGACCCTGCAGGCCGCCGCGGCCGCCCGCCTCCTCGACCGCGACCCGGTCGCCGCGCGTGCCGCGCTCGCCGCGATCGAGGAGACGGGCCGCACCGCGATGGCGGACCTCGACCACGTCCTCGGGCTGCTCCGCGCGGACGGCGCCTCGGCCACGGGCGGCGCCCCGCCCGCGCCCGTGCGCAGCCCGGCGCGCACGCTCGACGACCTCGACGCCCTGCTCGACGACGCGCGCCGGACCGGGGCGGACGTCCGGCGCACGGGCGGCGACGCACGGGTCGACGTCCCGCGCGCGGTCTCGCAGGAGGCGTACCGCGTCGTCCAGGAGGCGCTCACGAACGCGCTCCGGCACGCCCCGGGCGAGCCGGTCGCCGTCGGCGTGGCCTCGGGTCCGGGCGGCGCGCTCGTCGTCGAGGTGCGCAACCCGCTCGTGCCGGGCACGCGCCGTCGGGCACCCGACGCCCCCGGTCGCGAGCGCCGCGGCCTCGCGGGCATGCGGGAGCGGGCTCACCTGCTGCGCGGGGACGTCTCGGCGGGTCCCGCGCCCGACGGCGGCGCGTGGGTCGTGCGCGCGACGTTCCCGCTGGCAGGATCGGGCGGATGA